From Cecembia calidifontis, one genomic window encodes:
- a CDS encoding cytochrome c oxidase subunit 3 produces the protein MEEKFAYIEGAEQPISMHPKKFALWLFIVSVVMIFASLTSAYIVRQAEGNWLEFDLPSIFWYTSGIIVLSSFTLHFAYMAAKKDELQKLKIGMIITVLLGLAFLVGQWYSWVALVDRDVYFVGNPAGSFLYVFTGLHAIHLISGVIFLIIVLISSFRYKVHSKNMNAMEMCVTYWHFLGGLWLYLFMFLLLNH, from the coding sequence ATGGAAGAAAAATTTGCCTATATAGAGGGAGCTGAGCAACCCATCTCCATGCATCCGAAAAAGTTTGCCCTTTGGCTTTTTATCGTATCCGTGGTAATGATATTTGCTTCCCTGACGAGTGCATACATCGTTAGGCAGGCTGAAGGTAACTGGTTGGAGTTTGATTTGCCTTCCATATTTTGGTACACCTCGGGTATAATTGTGCTGAGCAGTTTCACCTTGCATTTTGCCTATATGGCTGCCAAAAAAGATGAACTTCAAAAATTGAAGATTGGAATGATCATTACAGTTCTTCTTGGACTGGCTTTTTTGGTGGGACAATGGTATAGTTGGGTAGCTTTGGTGGACAGAGATGTTTACTTTGTAGGCAATCCTGCTGGCTCTTTCCTGTATGTTTTCACCGGTTTGCATGCAATCCACTTGATCAGTGGTGTGATATTTCTAATTATTGTATTAATTTCGTCCTTCAGATATAAAGTCCATTCCAAAAATATGAATGCCATGGAAATGTGTGTTACCTACTGGCATTTTTTAGGAGGGCTTTGGCTTTATCTCTTTATGTTCTTATTATTGAATCATTAA
- the cyoE gene encoding heme o synthase has protein sequence MRTLNSYEASLFDILSLRAKAYYELIKFRLSALVTFSAAFGFILGDSGTFFSWSGFFALVAGGFLITGASGAANEIMERDLDKLMKRTQNRPLPLNQISLNEAYWFTFFIGLLGVSILWFFTNPLTTALGVLSMVLYIFVYTPLKRVGPIAVFIGAIPGAMPPLLGWTAATGFIGHEALILFGIQFIWQFPHFWAIAWVSDEDYKRAGFKLLPSGGKKDLNTAIQIMIYTLFLLPLGLLPTYFGLTGINSGIVATVCGVLFLAQTFSLMRDCSRKSALKIMFGSFLYLPIVQIAYMLDKI, from the coding sequence ATGAGAACTTTAAATAGCTACGAAGCATCTTTATTTGATATCCTTTCTTTGAGGGCAAAAGCTTACTATGAGCTTATCAAATTCAGATTGTCTGCATTGGTTACTTTCTCTGCAGCATTTGGCTTTATTCTTGGGGATTCAGGGACCTTTTTTTCTTGGTCTGGTTTCTTTGCTCTGGTAGCCGGAGGCTTTTTGATTACTGGCGCATCAGGTGCAGCCAATGAAATCATGGAAAGAGATCTTGATAAATTAATGAAAAGGACCCAAAACAGGCCTTTGCCATTAAATCAAATTTCTTTGAATGAAGCTTATTGGTTCACTTTCTTTATCGGTTTGCTTGGGGTCTCCATTCTTTGGTTCTTTACCAATCCTTTGACTACCGCTCTGGGGGTTTTAAGTATGGTGTTGTACATTTTTGTGTACACGCCTTTGAAACGAGTAGGCCCAATTGCCGTATTTATAGGAGCGATTCCTGGTGCTATGCCCCCATTATTGGGCTGGACCGCTGCGACGGGTTTTATTGGTCATGAAGCATTGATTTTGTTTGGTATCCAATTCATCTGGCAGTTCCCTCATTTCTGGGCCATTGCTTGGGTCAGTGATGAAGATTATAAAAGAGCCGGATTTAAATTGTTGCCTAGCGGTGGCAAGAAGGATCTAAATACTGCCATTCAGATCATGATCTATACCTTGTTCCTTCTTCCTTTGGGCTTGCTGCCAACCTATTTTGGGCTAACCGGCATCAATTCAGGAATTGTGGCGACGGTATGCGGGGTACTGTTCCTTGCTCAGACCTTCTCCTTGATGAGAGATTGTTCCAGGAAATCTGCTTTGAAGATTATGTTTGGATCGTTTCTTTATTTACCGATTGTCCAAATCGCATATATGTTGGATAAAATCTAA
- a CDS encoding COX15/CtaA family protein → MNQSILKKISSFRRISLITVIAVYFLILVGGIVRSTGSGMGCPDWPKCFGSWVPPTHVDQLPNDYQEIYLAKRIAKNEKFAAQLNKLGFVQKAEEVKNDPTILIEEEFNPVKTWIEYVNRLIGAVIGLLVLITMVRSFPLWSLDKWIPSLSVFNLLLVLFQAWIGSIVVSTNLLPWMITVHMVLALLIVCLLLYIHYRSYRLAYPVIYKTEKPNGLFNIMLVGFILMLIQIVLGTQVREEIDHVAFQMGNLMREEWVSMLGIPFLIHRSYSLLLLGIHLVFLYKIYKYTLRKVSLFKWSQVLFGVIVFEIITGVGMAYFAIPAFIQPLHLLFGSLIIGIQFVILLILNDQKKLSLEKISS, encoded by the coding sequence ATGAATCAAAGCATTCTTAAAAAAATAAGCAGCTTTCGCAGGATTTCGTTAATCACTGTGATAGCTGTTTATTTCCTAATATTAGTCGGAGGGATTGTCCGGAGTACCGGTTCAGGTATGGGATGTCCTGATTGGCCTAAATGTTTTGGGAGCTGGGTTCCACCAACACATGTGGATCAGCTCCCAAATGATTATCAAGAGATATACTTAGCAAAAAGAATTGCTAAAAACGAAAAGTTTGCAGCTCAATTGAATAAACTAGGGTTCGTTCAAAAAGCCGAGGAGGTAAAAAATGACCCTACTATCTTAATTGAGGAGGAGTTCAATCCGGTCAAGACTTGGATAGAATATGTAAACAGGTTGATCGGGGCTGTGATCGGCTTATTGGTATTGATCACTATGGTTCGTTCATTTCCGTTGTGGAGTTTGGATAAGTGGATTCCTTCCTTGTCTGTATTCAACCTTTTGCTTGTCTTGTTTCAGGCTTGGATAGGCTCTATTGTTGTATCAACCAATCTTCTGCCCTGGATGATAACTGTGCACATGGTGCTTGCTTTGCTTATCGTTTGCCTTTTGTTGTATATCCACTACCGTTCTTATAGGCTTGCCTATCCGGTAATATATAAGACTGAAAAGCCTAATGGTTTATTTAACATTATGCTTGTTGGTTTTATACTTATGCTGATTCAAATAGTACTTGGTACCCAAGTCAGGGAAGAAATTGATCATGTTGCCTTTCAAATGGGTAATCTTATGCGCGAAGAATGGGTTTCAATGCTGGGTATTCCTTTCCTTATTCACCGGTCCTATTCCTTGTTGCTATTGGGGATTCACTTGGTCTTTCTCTACAAGATTTATAAATATACCCTAAGGAAGGTCAGTTTATTCAAATGGTCACAGGTCTTGTTTGGGGTAATAGTATTTGAAATCATTACGGGGGTTGGTATGGCTTACTTTGCAATACCGGCATTTATTCAGCCCCTGCATTTATTATTTGGTTCATTGATTATCGGGATACAGTTTGTGATTCTCTTAATACTCAATGATCAGAAAAAATTAAGTCTTGAAAAAATCAGTTCATGA
- a CDS encoding cytochrome c oxidase subunit I: MATAHTATHSATGHDHHDHEHHDNFITKYIFTTDHKMIGKQFLITGMFWAIIGGLLSLIFRLQLGFPDMNLEWLRPILGGWITPDGALDPEFYLALVTMHGTIMVFFVLTAGLSGTFSNFLIPLQIGARDMASGFMNMLSYWLFFVSSVIMFISLFIETGPASGGWVVYPPLSALEQAMPGSGLGMTLWLVAMTFFIASSLLGGINYITTVINLRTKGMSFSRLPLTIWAFFLTAIIGLLSFPVLFSAALLLVFDRSFGTSFYLSDIYIGGEALPNTGGSPVLYQHLFWFLGHPEVYIVLLPALGITSEIIATNSRKPIFGYKAMIISMLGITILSFVVWAHHMFVSGMNPFLGSIFMFLTLIIAIPSAVKVFNYLTTLWRGNLVFTPAMLFSIGLVSFFISGGLTGIFLGNSAIDIQLHDTYFVVAHFHLVMGSASFFGMVAGIYHWFPKMFGRMMDARLGYVHFWLTFIGVYMVFFPMHYIGIAGFPRRYYSWTGFEFSNMYTDLNMFVSAAAIITFAAQFIFLFNFFYSMYRGRVASLNPWRSNTLEWTTPLHPGHGNWPGEIPAVYRWPYDYSKPGAKEDFIPQTVPLSATPESNLPHEQELVKLEKEIIADEEADLVANESKHS; this comes from the coding sequence ATGGCAACAGCTCACACAGCTACACACAGTGCTACGGGCCATGATCATCATGATCATGAGCACCACGATAATTTTATCACCAAATACATCTTCACCACAGATCATAAAATGATCGGTAAGCAATTTTTGATTACCGGTATGTTCTGGGCGATTATTGGTGGTTTGTTATCATTGATATTCAGGTTGCAGTTAGGTTTCCCTGACATGAATTTAGAATGGTTGAGACCTATTCTAGGTGGGTGGATTACTCCTGATGGCGCTCTTGATCCGGAGTTTTACCTTGCTTTAGTTACAATGCACGGTACCATCATGGTATTTTTCGTGCTTACTGCAGGTCTGAGTGGAACATTCTCCAATTTCCTTATACCTCTTCAAATCGGAGCTAGGGACATGGCCTCTGGTTTTATGAACATGTTGTCTTACTGGTTGTTTTTTGTTTCCAGTGTGATCATGTTCATCTCCTTATTTATTGAGACAGGTCCTGCTTCTGGTGGGTGGGTAGTATATCCGCCACTTTCGGCTCTGGAACAGGCTATGCCAGGTTCGGGATTAGGAATGACTTTGTGGTTGGTCGCTATGACCTTCTTCATTGCATCCTCTTTGTTGGGGGGCATCAATTATATTACCACTGTCATTAACCTTAGGACTAAAGGTATGTCTTTCTCAAGACTTCCTTTGACTATCTGGGCTTTCTTCTTGACTGCAATTATTGGTTTGTTGTCTTTCCCGGTATTGTTCTCTGCAGCATTGCTTTTAGTATTTGACAGAAGTTTCGGTACAAGCTTTTACCTTTCAGACATCTATATAGGAGGTGAAGCTTTGCCAAATACTGGAGGTAGCCCTGTTCTTTATCAACATTTATTCTGGTTTTTAGGTCACCCTGAAGTGTACATTGTTTTGTTGCCAGCACTAGGTATAACTTCAGAAATTATTGCTACAAACTCCAGAAAGCCGATCTTCGGTTATAAAGCCATGATCATTTCTATGTTGGGTATTACCATCCTTTCATTCGTGGTATGGGCTCACCATATGTTCGTGTCGGGGATGAATCCTTTCTTGGGTTCTATCTTCATGTTCCTTACTTTAATCATTGCTATTCCTTCTGCAGTTAAAGTATTTAACTACCTGACAACATTATGGAGAGGTAACCTTGTGTTTACTCCAGCTATGTTGTTTTCCATTGGTTTGGTGTCCTTCTTTATTTCTGGCGGTCTTACTGGTATATTCTTAGGTAATTCTGCTATTGATATTCAGTTGCATGACACCTACTTTGTTGTAGCACATTTCCACTTGGTAATGGGTTCTGCTTCCTTCTTTGGGATGGTGGCAGGTATTTATCACTGGTTCCCTAAAATGTTTGGTAGAATGATGGATGCCAGATTGGGTTATGTTCACTTCTGGTTGACATTCATCGGGGTTTATATGGTGTTTTTCCCAATGCACTATATTGGTATTGCCGGATTCCCTAGAAGATATTACTCGTGGACTGGTTTTGAATTCTCCAATATGTACACTGATTTGAACATGTTTGTGTCTGCTGCGGCTATCATTACTTTCGCTGCTCAGTTTATCTTCTTGTTCAATTTCTTCTATTCAATGTATAGAGGTAGGGTCGCTTCTTTGAACCCATGGAGATCCAATACGCTTGAGTGGACTACACCATTACATCCTGGACATGGTAACTGGCCTGGAGAAATTCCAGCAGTTTACAGATGGCCTTATGATTATTCTAAGCCTGGTGCTAAAGAGGACTTTATTCCTCAGACAGTTCCTTTGTCTGCTACTCCTGAATCTAATCTGCCTCACGAGCAAGAATTAGTAAAACTGGAGAAGGAAATTATAGCGGATGAAGAAGCGGATTTGGTAGCCAATGAATCAAAGCATTCTTAA